Proteins from one Populus trichocarpa chloroplast, complete genome genomic window:
- the matK gene encoding maturase K (orf within trnK intron): MKIEKSQRNLEIDRSRKNDFLYPLIFREYIYTFAHDRDLNRSILLENVGYDNKYSLLIVKRLITRMYQQNHLIISANDSNQNTFFRYNKNLYFQMISEGFAVIVEIPFSLRLVSSLESSEIVKSHNLRSIHSIFPFLEGKFPHLNYLSEGLIPYPIHLEKLVQILRYWVKDPSSLHLLRLFLHEYWNLNSLIIPKKSISFFVKKNQRFFLFLYNSHVYEYESVFFFLCKQSFHFRLTFYQVFLERIYFYGKIEHFVEVFTKDWGDSLCLLKDPFIHYIRYQGKSIFVSKDTPLLMKKWKYYLVNLCQCHFDVCFQPQKIHINPFSLYKHSFALLGYLSSSSVRLNLSVVRSQMLENAFLMDNIMNKLDTTVSIIPLIGSLAKMKFCNAVGHPISKPTWADFSDSDIIDRFVRICRNLSHYYSGSSRKKSLYRIKYILRLSCVKTLARKHKSTVRIFLKRLGSELLEEFFTEEEQILFLIFPRASSISQKLYRGRVWYLDIICINELSNHE; the protein is encoded by the coding sequence ATGAAAATAGAGAAATCTCAAAGAAATTTAGAAATAGATAGATCTCGAAAAAATGACTTCCTATACCCACTTATCTTTCGGGAGTATATTTATACATTTGCTCATGATCGTGACTTAAATAGATCTATTTTGTTAGAAAATGTAGGTTATGACAATAAATATAGTTTACTAATCGTAAAACGTTTAATTACTCGAATGTATCAACAGAATCATTTGATTATTTCTGCTAATGATTCTAACCAAAATACATTTTTTAGGTATAACAAAAATTTGTATTTTCAAATGATATCGGAGGGGTTTGCAGTTATTGTGGAAATTCCATTTTCCTTACGATTAGTATCCTCTTTAGAAAGCTCAGAAATAGTAAAATCTCATAATTTACGATCAATTCATTCAATATTTCCTTTTTTAGAGGGCAAATTCCCACATTTAAATTATCTGTCAGAGGGACTAATACCGTACCCCATCCATCTAGAAAAATTGGTTCAAATCCTTCGCTATTGGGTGAAAGATCCCTCCTCTTTGCATTTATTACGACTCTTTCTTCACGAGTATTGGAATTTGAACAGTCTTATTATTCCAAAGAAATCTATTTCCTTTTTTGTAAAAAAGAATCAAAGATTCTTCTTGTTCTTATATAATTCTCATGTATATGAATACGAGTCCGTTTTCTTTTTTCTTTGTAAGCAATCCTTTCATTTCCGATTAACATTTTATCAGGTCTTTCTTGAGCGAATATATTTCTATGGAAAAATAGAACATTTTGTAGAAGTCTTTACTAAGGATTGGGGGGACAGCCTATGCTTGCTCAAGGATCCTTTCATACATTATATTAGATATCAAGGAAAATCCATTTTTGTCTCAAAGGATACGCCTCTTCTGATGAAAAAATGGAAATATTACCTTGTCAATTTATGTCAATGTCATTTTGATGTGTGCTTTCAACCCCAAAAGATCCATATAAACCCATTTTCATTATACAAGCATTCTTTCGCCTTATTAGGTTATCTTTCAAGTTCAAGTGTACGACTAAACCTTTCAGTGGTACGGAGTCAAATGCTAGAAAATGCATTTCTAATGGATAATATTATGAATAAACTCGATACAACAGTTTCAATTATTCCTTTGATTGGATCATTAGCAAAAATGAAATTTTGTAACGCAGTAGGACATCCCATTAGTAAACCGACCTGGGCCGATTTTTCGGATTCTGATATTATCGACCGATTTGTCCGTATATGCAGAAATCTTTCTCATTATTATAGCGGATCCTCAAGAAAAAAGAGTTTGTATCGAATAAAATATATACTTCGACTTTCTTGTGTTAAAACGTTGGCTCGTAAACACAAAAGTACTGTACGGATTTTTTTGAAAAGATTAGGTTCAGAATTATTGGAAGAGTTTTTTACGGAGGAAGAGCAAATTCTTTTTTTGATCTTTCCAAGAGCTTCTTCTATTTCACAAAAGTTATATAGGGGGCGGGTTTGGTATTTGGATATTATTTGTATCAACGAGCTGTCCAATCATGAA